Part of the Phycisphaerae bacterium genome, GGACGGCTTGACCCATGATTCCGGCTCCGCTTCCACTCGAATCAGCCATGCGCCGCCGCGTGCGGCGCCTTAGCGGACGCGTTCGGGTGGGGTCCGGCAAATAAGGCCACGGCGGGCCAGATCTCCCGACGGGGATCGGTTGGCAGCCGAATCAGCGGGGCTGGCACGGCAAAGGCCGATGGACGGTGCGGCCGGCGGGGCGGTCGAGGCTCCGACGCGGCGGAGGACCTGCGTGGTCGCAGCGTCCGGGAAAAGCTTGACGCGCGGGGGCTCGGACGGTTACCTATTTCAGCGGGCCGACGGGGTGATCGTCCGGACGCGGGGACGGTCGATCGGGGCTGCTGCGCAGGTCGCGCCCCGTTTGAGACCAGTGGAACGTGATCGGGTCGCCGCGCGGCGCGGCAGGCAGGAAGACTGGAGATGAGCATTTACCTCGGCATCGACGTGGGAGCGGTCAGCGTGAAGGCCGCGCTGGTTCTGCCGAAGGGACGCAGCGCCGAAATCCTGGACGCCCCCGAAGCCGCGGCGTTGCTGCGCAGCCTGCCGATCCCGGACACCAGCGACCACGCCGTGCTGGTGGCCGGTCACCGCCGGACGCGCGGGCAGCCGCTGGAGGCCGCGCGGGAGCTGCTGGCGGCGATCCTGCGGTGCGTGCCGGCGGAGCAGGTGAGCTGCCTGACGCTGACGGGCTCAGGTGCCGCGTTGGCCGCGGAGGCCCTCCAGGCGCGAACGTGCAACGAGTTCCAGGCCTGCGCCCGTGCCATGAATCTGCTGCATCCGAACATCCGGACGGTCTTCGAGATCGGCGGCGAGTCGAGCCGCTATCTGCGGGTCGAGCCCGACCCCGCGAGCGGGGCACTGGGGATTCTGGACTACAGCACCAACGGCGACTGCGCGGCCGGCACGGGGGCCTTCCTGGACCAGCAGGCCAAGCGGCTCAAGTACGCGGTCGAGGACATCGGCCGGATCGTGGCGCAGGCCGAACGGGCGGCGCAAATTGCCGGCCGCTGCAGCGTGTTTGCCAAGAGCGACATGATCCACGCGCAGCAGAAGGGCTTCTCACCGGCCGAGGTGCTGCGGGGGCTGTGCAACGCGGTGGCGACCAACTTCAAGGCGGCGGTGGTCAAGGGGCGCACGCCGGTGCCGCCCGTGGCCTTGCTGGGCGGCGTATCGGCCAACAGCGCGGTAGTGCGGGCGCTACGCGAGGTCTTTGAGCTGAACGAGGAGCAGCTCTTGGTGCCGGCGGCGGCCGAATCGCTGCCGGCGATCGGGGCGGCGCTGGCGGGCACGGACATGGCCGGCGAACAGCGCGACGCACGCGCCCAGCTCGCCCGGCTGAGCATGGCAGCGGAACGCGACGACCAGGCATTTCCACGCATGCCGCCGCTGACGCTGGAGCGCGTCACCCTGCTGCGCGACCAGGTGAAGCCCTACCGCTTTCCGGAGCGCGGCACGCAGGTGGATGCCTACCTGGGCCTGGACATCGGCTCCGTGGGCACGAAGCTCGTGCTGATCGACAGCCACGGCGACGTGATTCACTCGATCTTCACGCGCACCGACGGGCGGCCAATCGAAGTCGTGACGCGCTGCCTGCGCGAGATGGAAGAAGCCGTCGGCTGGGGTGTGCGCGTCTGCGGCGTCGGCTCGACCGGCAGCGGGCGGGAACTGGTCGGGGAGCTGGTGGGCGCCGACAGCATCACTGACGAAATCACGTGCCACAAGACCGGTGCGACCTTCGTCGGCGACCGCTTGCTCGGCCGGCGTCCGGATACGATTTTCGAGATCGGCGGACAGGACAGCAAGTACATCAGCCTGCAGGCGGAGCCGGAATCCGCGGCCGCCGACCCCGCGCGCGGGCCGGCGCTCGAGTCCGAGTCGATCGTCGTCGACTTCACGATGAACGAGGCCTGCGCCGCCGGCACGGGGAGCTTCCTGGAGGAACGGGCCGAGGAGCTCGGCGTCTCGATCAAGAACGAGTTCTCGGCGCTGGCGCTCAGTTCGCGCCGGCCGATCAAGCTCGGCGAGCGCTGCACGGTGTTCATGGAACGCGACGTGAACACGTACATGCAGCGCGGCGCGGACCGCGCGGACGTCATCGCCGGGCTTGCCTACTCGATCGCGCACAACTACATCAACCGCGTGGTGCGCGGGCGGCCGATCGGCGACTGCATCTTCTTCCAGGGCGGGACGGCGTACAACGACGCGGTCGCCGCCGCGTTCAGCATCATCTGCAAGCGCGAGATCATCGTCCCGCCGCACAACGCCGTACTGGGGGCGATCGGCGCCGCGCTGTTGGCGCGCGACAAGATCGCGGCGACCGGCACCCGCACGCGTTTCCGCGGCTACGACATGACGCAGGTGGACTACACGCTGCGCGAGTTCACCTGCCACGGCTGCGGCAACCAGTGCTCCATCCAGGAATTCAACGTCGAGGGCGAGAAAACGTTCTGGGGCGACAAGTGCTCGGACCGCTTCCGCAAACAGGTCAAGACCGAGCGCAAGCCGACCATCCCCGACCTCGTCGCGCTGCGCCACGAGCTGCTCTGCGCGGACGACACCGGCGATCCGGCGGGCGCGACCACGACGATCGGCATCCCGATGGCCATGTACGCCTGGGACCTGCTGCCGCTGTGGCGACGCTTCTTCCGCGCGTGCGGCTTCAAGGTGCAGATCTCGTCCCCTACGAACCGCCAGATCGTGCGGCACGGCCTCGACGCGGCGGTCGCGGAGCCCTGTTTTCCAATCATCGTCGCCCACGGGCACGTGGCCGAGCTGATCGAAACCGGCGTGGATTACATTTGGCTGCCGAACCTGATCAGCATGGAGCCGCGGCAGCCGGGGCTGGAGAGCTACGTGTGCCCGTGGGGGCAGACGCTGCCGTTCGTGATCCGCCAGGCACCGCGGTTCCGGGCGTGGCGCGGTCGCATCCTGTGCCCGACCGTGAGTTTCCAGGATGGGCCGTCCGCCGTGCGCCGGGCGCTGATCCGCGCGGCGCGCGAGCTCGGCGTCCGGGCCAGCGTGGCGCGCCGGGCGCTGCAGGCGGGCCTGGAGGCCCAGCAACAGTTCCGCGACGCGTACCTGGCGGCCGGTCGCGACGCCCTCGCGGCGCTGACCGCCACCGGCGACGCCGGCATGGTCCTCGTCGGCCGGCCCTACAACATGCACGACGCCGGCGTGAGCCTTTCCGTGGCGCGCAAGCTGCGGGACCAGTATGGCGTGAACATCCTGCCGGTCGATGCCCTGCCGGTGGCGGAGATCGACTCGCGCGACATCTGCGACAATATGTACTGGTCCTACGGCCGGCGCATCCTGGCCGCGGGCAAGCTCGTCGCGGCCCATCCGAACCTGCACATGATCTACGTGACGAACTTCAAGTGCGGGCCCGATTCGTTCCTGAAGGGCTTCGTCCGCCCGGCCGCGGAGGGCAAGCCTTTCCTGACACTGCAATTCGACGGTCACTCCAATGACGCCGGCATGATGACGCGCTGCGAGGCGTACTTGGACAGCAAGGGAATACTCCGATGGTGGCGAACGTCTCAGAGCAAACCCGCCGACCAGGTCTTGCCGGGCGCACCCTCTACATCCCCCGGATGGCGTACGCCAGTGCGCGGCTGATGGCGGCCGCCTTTCGCTCCGTCGGCATCGACGCCCACGCCACCCCCGAATCCGACAGCGAAACGCTCGAGCTGGGCGGTCAGTTCAGCAGTGGTGAGGAATGCCTGCCCCACAAGATCACCCTGGGCGACTTTCTCAAGCTCTGCCGTGAGCCGGGGGCCGATCCAGCTCGACTGGCGTTTTTCATGCCGCGGGCGCCGGGCCCCTGCCGCTTCGGGCAGTACGCCCCCTACCTGCGGCAGGTGCTCGCCGAGCAGGGCTTCGGCGCGGCGCTCGTCGTCTCGCCCAGCAGCGCGGACGGCTACGACGGCATCGGCGAACACGCCGGCGAGCTGATGCGCACCGCGTGGTTCGCGATCGTGCTCGGCGACCTGGCGACGCGGTTTCTGCTGAAGACGCGCCCGTACGAAATCCACGCCGGCGAGACCGACGCCGCTTTCGAGCGCTCGATCGACGAATTCGGCGCCACGCTCGCCCGGCCGGGGCTGAGCTCGAACGAGCGCGTGGCGGAGCTCACCCAGAACGTGGTGCGCGTGCGCGACCGCTTTCGTGCCATCCCCGCGCGCTATGTCAAAGGTCGCCCGCTGGTCGGCGTCGTGGGCGAGATCTACTGCCGCCTGAACACGTTCAGCAACGACGACGCCGTCCGCCGGATCGAAAAGCTGGGCGGCGAATGCTGGCTGTCCGACATCTCGGAATGGGTCTGGTACACGAACTGGGCCCGCGAGACCGACTCCGCCCGCGACCACGGCCGGCTCACCGCCGAATACCTGCGGCTGAAGTTGAAATCGCACGTGCAACATCAGTATGAGCACACGCTGCTCGCCCCGGTCCACGATGACTTCAAAGGCTACGAGGAGCCGCACGACATCCGTGAGGTCCTCGCCGGCTCGGAGCCCTACCTGCCGGGCACCGGTGCCCTGGGCGAAATGACCCTCAGCGTCGGCAAGGCCGTCTACTTGTACAACAAGGGCGCCGATGGCATCATCGACATCAGCCCGTTCACCTGTATGAACGGCATCGTCAGCGAAGCCGTGTACCCGGCGGTCAGCGCCGAGCACGACGAGATCCCGATCCGCTCACTGTATTTCGACAAGGTCGGCGGACACATCGACCGTGACCTGGAGATCTTTCTCGACCTGGCCCGCGCGTACCAACGCCGCAAGCGGCGACCGCGCGTCTACCCCGCGTACTTCGCGTGACCACGGTCGCCGGCGCCCAACGGACCCGGCGGCCGCGTGTCTACGTTAGACGGAGTCCACGATGCGGCACTCAGAGCTGAACGCGTCAACCACGACCCCCGGCACGACTCCGACCGCGGCGACGCCCGAAGCACCGCCGCAGGACGGAACGCTGTGCCCATTCGTGGGTGTGCCGCCCATCGACGCGCCTCGCACGGACGGGAGCGCACAACGCTCCGGACAACTGCACCGGCCGTTCGATACGATCCACCGCACGGCGGTCCGTGCCGACGGCGCGCGTACGGCCCTGGAGTGCTTCAAGGTCGCGATGCGCCGGTACGCGCCCGTGCAAAAGGGTCGCGCCGGGCTGCCGTGGGCCGGCCAGTGGCAATGTGGCGGGTGCGGCCAGACCGTCCCGGGTGAGCTGGTGTACGACGCCGGCGACGACTCGATCTACCTCTCCACCACCTGTGCGGAATGCGGTCCGCGTCGTGAGCGACACCACGATGTGCTGTTCGTCCGACATCCGCGCGGTCCGCGGCACGCCCGCCAGCCACAGCGGACGCACTCCGGCGCGCCGATCCACCCGATCATCACGGAACTGCCGAAGACCGTCGAGACGCTCTGCCCGGAATGCGCGTGTCTGATCCTGGGGCGGTACTTCATCCACGACAACGCAGTCTGGATCGAGAAGACCTGCCCGGAGCATGGCTACTTCCGCGACAAGGTCAACAGCGACGTCGCGCTGTACCTCAAGGGCACGCGGGCGGGGTACCAGGATGAGCGCGGCGTATACGAACCGCAAGTCGAAGGCGCCAGCGCGTGCCCGACCGATTGCGGGCTGTGCAACCAGCATCACAGCGCCTCGTGCCTGGCCCAGATCGACCTGACCAACCGCTGCAACCTCACCTGCCCGGTGTGCTTCGCCAGCGCCAATCAGGCGGGCTACCTGGCCGAGCCGACGTACGAGATGGTCGTCGAATACCTGCGCGCGCTCCGCAACCAGCATCCGTACCCGGCGACCGCGATTCAATTCACCGGCGGCGAGCCGACGCTGCACCCCGACTTTCACCGGATCGTGCGGACTGCGTGCGAGATGGGCTTCTCGCACGTGCAGATCGCGACGAACGGACTGCGCATCGCCGATCCCGAGTTCGCGGCCCGCGCCGCCGAAGCCGGCCTGCACACGCTCTACATGCAGTTCGACGGGCTGGACGACGAGCAGTACACGCGGTTACGCGGGGCGCCGCTGCTGGAGAAGAAGCTTCGCGCGGTCGAGAACTGCCGCCAGACGGGCATGAAAATCTGCCTCGTACCCACGATCGTCAAAACGGTCAACGACGACCAGGTGGCGCCGATCTTCCGGTTCGCCGTCGAGCACGCGGACGTGGTCAGCGCCATCTCCTACCAGCCGGTCGCGTTCACCGGGCGAATCAGCCACGCCGAACTCGCGCAGAAGCGCTATACGCTGGGCGACCTGGCGCACGACCTGGCGGCGTGCAGCGGCGCCGATGTGGCACGCGACTTCTTCCCGCTGAACTTCATGACGCCGCTCGCACGGGTCATGCAGACGCTCGACGGCAAGCCGAAGATCCGGCCAAGCTGCCACAGCGATTGCGCGTTCGGCACGTATTTCTTCGTCACGCCCGACCGGCAGGCGATTCCCGTGCCGAAGCTATTCGACATGGCGCGGCTGATGCACGGGTTCAACGAGCTGGCGGCGCGGATCGAGCAGCAGCGCCCGACGGCCCTGGCGAACTGGAAGGACAAGCTGGACCTCGTCCTGACGTTCCTGGGCAGCTACCGCTGGACGGAGCGCGACTTTCGCGTCACGCCGTTCACATTCATGCATGCGCTGCGCGGGCTGACGAACAAGGCCGTGGGCCGCGGCGCAGCAGGCCGGAAGACCTACCGCACGCTGATGGCCGCGGGCATGCACTTCATGGACCGGTACAACTACGACACCGAGCGGATCAAGCGCTGCGTCATCCTCTACAGCACGCCGGACGGGATGTACCCGTTCTGCACGATCAATGGCGGCCCGACGTACCGCCCGTACCTCGAGCAGATGATCGCGCAGCCCTTGGCCTGACGCGCCCACGGTCAAATCCGTAACTGCATCAATCGCATGGCGTTATGGCCCCGCGCTGCGCCTTGCCGCGCCGACCGTCACACCCGCGTACGCATAACTGAGACTCGATTATCGCACTCTGCCGGCACGCGCCACCGTGCGCAGAACCCGAATATTACTCTCGCCGCGCCAACCAGCGCCCGAAATACTGGTCCAACTGGGAGACGGTATAATGCATTACTCGGGCGTGTCGCTCTGTGGAGATCGAATCATGAAACCCGCACGCCTTGCCCCGCTGGCCCTGCTGGCGGCGGTCCCCTGGTTCTTGGGCGCCCCCCGGCCGGCGGCCGGCCAGGAGCTGGCTCAACTGGAGGACGAGACAGTCCTCCAGGACTACGAGGCGCCGGCGGAGATCGCGCCGCATCTCGATGCGCTGGTGCGGGCCACGTCGCCCTCCGCAGCCATCGAGGCCTACGCCCGGGGTCGGGCCGCGGTGCCGGACAGC contains:
- a CDS encoding radical SAM protein; amino-acid sequence: MRHSELNASTTTPGTTPTAATPEAPPQDGTLCPFVGVPPIDAPRTDGSAQRSGQLHRPFDTIHRTAVRADGARTALECFKVAMRRYAPVQKGRAGLPWAGQWQCGGCGQTVPGELVYDAGDDSIYLSTTCAECGPRRERHHDVLFVRHPRGPRHARQPQRTHSGAPIHPIITELPKTVETLCPECACLILGRYFIHDNAVWIEKTCPEHGYFRDKVNSDVALYLKGTRAGYQDERGVYEPQVEGASACPTDCGLCNQHHSASCLAQIDLTNRCNLTCPVCFASANQAGYLAEPTYEMVVEYLRALRNQHPYPATAIQFTGGEPTLHPDFHRIVRTACEMGFSHVQIATNGLRIADPEFAARAAEAGLHTLYMQFDGLDDEQYTRLRGAPLLEKKLRAVENCRQTGMKICLVPTIVKTVNDDQVAPIFRFAVEHADVVSAISYQPVAFTGRISHAELAQKRYTLGDLAHDLAACSGADVARDFFPLNFMTPLARVMQTLDGKPKIRPSCHSDCAFGTYFFVTPDRQAIPVPKLFDMARLMHGFNELAARIEQQRPTALANWKDKLDLVLTFLGSYRWTERDFRVTPFTFMHALRGLTNKAVGRGAAGRKTYRTLMAAGMHFMDRYNYDTERIKRCVILYSTPDGMYPFCTINGGPTYRPYLEQMIAQPLA